aaatcaatactgAACCTCCAGTACTTTTTTACTCTACAGATTTAAGGCTGTCCTTGAATGATTCCACATAACTCAAGAACTAAACATAAAGTAAATAGAATACCAACTCATCACATTTTAAACTTATGTTATCACAAAGACATAAGCCTTACACTTAGACACTATCATCACCTATTAAATTTGCCTTTTAAATAATACCTGTTATATGCTGACACAGCATCTCAGTGTTGCTACTGCTAAGATGTTAAATGTCTGACTTCAGCCCTGCCATCTCAAACTATTTTTACCATCACTTTCAAAATAGCTTCTTTTAAGCACTctgcttgtttttcttctctctcagtTTCCCTATCAAAAAGGGTACAGGTAAATTCCACTTTCCAGGCCACGAAGAGTAGTTATTAAAACACATTCTTGAATTAATTGTTCTGTATACTTCTACACATTAAGGTCATTCCACGAGACTGTTCCTCGTGACAATTACGAAGATCTACATTTCGTTTGAGCACATCTAGTAATAGTTatagattttttaaaaatacataattCTTTTAGAGAAGCAGTTACAAATGTAAACTTGGTATAGCAAGTATACAGTTTAACATTCATCAGAAGTATCACGGTGTGATCAGCTCACCAACGTTTATCAATAGCTGCATGATTAAGTGATATTTAAGGATGGTGTAGCTGGAATAAAATCTGTCACATATAGAAAATGTGGAGTTACTTCCATCTTGCAATGCAAGTATCCTATTCAATCCCTCTTTCAAAGTAATTAGCAAAGAGCTCTGCTAAGCGCTTATATTCAAGAAGCTTCACATACTCAGAAAATTTACACTGCTCAGATTACATAAATTCTGCTGTTAAATGATTATTTCTGCGAACAACTTATTAGTAGCAAGCAAGTTATCAAAGTTGTCCCCGGTTTCTCGACTAGTCCACTAGTCCCCTAGTCCACTACCAGCTACAGGAAAGTCTGTCAACTTGCGGAGTTTGTATTTTCATGGCTTTTCCTGTACTGACTGGAAAGCAAACCTGTAAGGCTCTTGAATTCTGCTCTTTAGACTAGGGAAACAAGACAGTTTCCCTCTGCGTCATCCTCACTCCCCAGGCCCCTAAAGAACCTCAATGGAACCGTACCACAAAGCGAGACCGAGAGAGACCTCAGCAGATGACACCAGCGACATTAAGTAACGCTGTTCCACCTCCAAATCGGCCAAGCTTGGGAAAGCCCATAGTAGATGGGCCCAGCAAGAAGTAAGAGACCCAAGGGGCCTAAAGAGCAACTAAGTCTAACAAAgcgagccccagggctctccttTCCCACACCATCCTCAGCCTACCTCCTTCAGTTGCCCCAAACCCTTCTAATCTCCCTGACTCCTCCACGTCCGCCTTCCCTCCAGTGACCTCAGCATCCCTCAGCCTTCCCCACGCCCTTCCAGAGCGGTCCAGACTCTTCGCTGCCGCTCCTCTCGCTGTGGAGAGACACCTCGCTCCCCACCGCCCCATTACCTCAGGCCCCACTCACCGCCGCCAGCACCGCGGCCGCTACTCCTCAGCGCCCCGCGCGCCACTCCCGCCCAACGCTCGTCAGCGCTCGCGCAGACCCTACCCCCGCTCCCCGGCAGCGATTCCTACACGAAGCGCTCTGCCATTGGCCGCGCATCCCCACGTGACGCGCGGCACGCGGACGGCGGGGGCTGCCGCCGCTGGGCGAGCTCCGCCCCCGAGCCGGGGCAGTGGGTGTGGCACTTGCTCCCGTGACCGCCGTGCGTATAGTTCCGCCCCGCGCCCGGGCCCGTCCGCGGCGCCATGCCGCGGTACTGCGCTGCGTCCTGCTGCAAGAACCGGGGGGGACAAAGCGCCAGAGACCAGCGCAAGCTGAGCTTCTACCCGTGAGTGTCGGGGGGAGGTAGAGTATCTGCATGGAGGGTGCGCCCTGGCAAATACCAGAAGGGCCATCCCCAACTGAGGCGAGGTCCGCAGTGACCGCGGGGGAcccggggtgggggaggggataAATGGGTGATAAACTGACTTCAGGAGCTGGTATTCGCTTTTGAACCTATCCCTAAGAGGTAGGGGACAGGCTTTCATCTCTATGGGAGATGAGAAGGTGTAGGCCTTTTGGTCGACAGTCTGAGTATTTAATCACGCACCCAAACATGCAGCCCACTGAAGACGGCCGGTGTTTGCTTAGGGAGGAAAGATGCAATCGGGTCAAAGGGCTCTTGAGTAGTTGCAGAAGATTTATAGAGTGAAAGCCAAACAGATTGgactgaaaaaaaccctgcacttCTAATCACGAGGCTGTTCAAGCTAAGTAACACCGGTTACCCCGTTTTTCGCGGCCCTGACTGCCTTTGTGCAAGGGGTGTTTCATCAGGGCAGGCCATAGTAGAGACATTGGCTTAGTGGTGAAAGAGCTGAGCACCTGACAGTTTGCCAGCTAAACGATGAATCTAATACAGTAGGAAAGGAAACAGCTGTTGATTCATTAAATATTCACACTGGAATTATCATCTTGCCTATGCTGCAAACAGTCATTGCTGGTTTGTTTAGAGGCAGCTGAGCTAGCTCGAAGCTAACTAGCTTGGTTGCCAAAAACTAGCTTATAGTTGCTGCATAGTACTGTGCAGACAGCTGATAAGTCACCATTCCAGACTTGCAGTAACCTCTGTGCTATTGCAGTTACATGGCTGTAGATTCCCCAGAGCAGTGAATTTAGAACTGTTTTTCAAACCTAAGAGGAGCACAGTAAAGGTAACAAAATGTATTTCTGTTGAAAGTCTTATAAGCCTTTGTAAACAGAAGGGATTTTGTAGTGTTTAAGAAAAATCAGGAAAACGTCTGAAGAATAAATTTCACAACTAACTTCACAATCTATTTTGGTAAAATTTATACCTCAAGCTATGTTTGAGTTGCTGAGTAGTCATTGTTATTCTAAGATCAGGAGGCTTATGTAGGAAGACCCACGAGAAGAGTGCTTTGAACGTTTATATTGAAGGAAAGCTCTTTTTCCCAGCGTGTGCTTAATGTGTGATCTGTCATGAAATTATTacaaaaatgagaggaaataaaTTGTTTTTATCACTTTAGAGGATATGAGTGCCACATGGATCATCAACACAAGTTGGAGTGCTGATACATATTTATATTCAAATGCATGGCATCAGTGTAAATATGATAGTGAAAACACAGCTGTTTTATCTAGTCATTGAGTTGTGCTGCATTTCAGGTATTATGGTCCTGTAGAAGGAAAGCGTGCTGAGATTTGAATTACAGAGATCTCTTGCCCTGTAGTAGCAAAGACTACTGATGTGAGTTGCAAGTTTTATTCCCTTGACTTTTACCACCCCAAACAAgtcctttgctgctgtttttgGGTCTGAGCCCCATCTGAACTTTAAGTGTGGCCTAGTTTCAGCTGGCCTAACTGCCCTGTAGTAACATCCCAAGCTAAATTGTGTTGCTCAATAAAAGTAATGCTGCAATTGGACATACGCAACCTAAGCAGATTTGGAAAGGCTGAGCCTCTAACCTGTCCTCAGTAACATTTTTCTTGCCAGAAGTGTTCCTTGAATTCGTGCAGACACTCGGAGCCAGATGCATCACAAgctttttctgtttccttgATAACCTCAAAAGTGAAATGACAACAAGTTTTAAAGATTAGAGGAGGGGTGAATCTTGGGTATCTCTCTCTCAAAATATCTAAGTTTGCAGTTTTGGAACACTATGGGCCTGTGTAAGACAGTCATTGCTGGAGGaaatctgcagctgcaggaattTGAGGCTCTGAGGTCATCTAGGGTTTGCCAAGTGGTAGCCTGAGTGACTGCTGCCTTTTGTAGCATTCGGGTGACCCTAaattctccagaccctctccTCAGCTTCTGTTGTGTGGGAGCAGCTCACTGTAGAACCAGGTTTTTTGTGCTTTAAAGTTCCATAAACATATGGTAATAAGAATAACCAAAAAAAATTATTGttaattaaaagaaataaaagagctAAAAGAAGATAAGTGAAGTTAACAATGCTCCATTTCTACTTAGAGCAAAATGGCTTTTGTGAAGAGGCTGTAGGCACTTGTTCACATCTGGATGTTTTTGTTTGCCATCATACTGCCAACAGCTAATACTTCTGCAGCCTACAGATATGATCGGGTCATGTTTAATGACCATGTGAATATATCTGTTACAGTTTCATGCACACTCATGGATTTTTTTGGTTAAAAAATATTATTGTTCGTGATTCTAAGGAGTATTGTTTTCCTAATAGTAGTTGTGGGTTATGTATAAGAGGTTATATGTTAGAATTGAAGGAAACTTGATGTGCACCAGAGAAATCTGTACGTGCCATTACAAATAGCCTGATGTCTGTCTGGTAAGAGATGAGAGCCGAGAGTGGTCTGAGTGTTCGTGTTGCCGTTACCATAAAGAGAGGTCTGAGTGTTCCTGTTGCTGTTATCATAACTGCTTGACTCTACACACATCATAACACGCCTTTAACTTACCTTTTGTGTATTGCGATTCATTAAGTAAATTACATATCTTCACCCactttttatttcactttccCATGTAACTTACCTGACCATTCGCCTATattttcaaaatatttttttttcctatgaatGCTTATTCCTTCTCAAGTAGGTTAGATGGTTGAAAAATCATCTGTGGATAACATAATATTATGTGGGCCATCAAGACTGTAAAAAAGCTTTATTGCTGAAACACAAAATACAGCAAAGAACTAAGTAACATCCTGCTTAGCATTTTACATTTGAAATATCTTTTAAATTATTTAATCCTTTTGTAAGGGAATTCTGCTTTgcaagggacctggacaggctggatgggtgggcagaggccaatgggatgagatttaacaaggccaagtgcagggttctgcactttggccacaacaaccccaagcagcgctataggctggggactgagtggctggagagcagccaggaggaaagggacctgggggtactgatagatagtaagctgaagatgagccagcagtgtgcccaggtggccaagagagccaatggcatcctggcctgcatcaggaacagtgtggccagtaggacaagggaggttattcttcccctgtactcagcactggtcaggccacaccttgagtgctgtgtccagttctgggctcctcatttcaagagagatgttgaggtgctggaacgtgtccagagaagggcaacaaagctggtgaggggcctggaacacaaaccctatgaggagaggctgagggagctgggattgtttagcctggagaagaggaggctcaggagtgatcttattactgtctacaactacctgaaggggcattgtagccaggtggagggtggcctcttctcccaggcaaccagcaatagaacaaggggacacagtctcaagttgtgccaggggaggtataggctggatgttaggaggaagttcttcacagagagagtgattggcattggaatgggctgcccagggaggtggtggagtcaccgtccctggaggtgttcaagaaaagcctggatgaggcacttagtgccatggtctagttgactggctagggctgggtgctaggttggacaggatgatcttggaggtctcttccaacctggtcgattctatatTCTTTATTTAGGAAagaattttaataataataataaaagttttgtttgtgtttttgtttgtttttttcaactGCTTATAAAAGATTTCCACTTCATGATAAAGAGAGACTTGAGAAATGGTTGCGGAATATGAAGCGAGATGCTTGGACTCCAAGTAAGCACCAGCTTCTCTGCAGTGATCATTTTACCCCTGATTCCCTTGATGTGCGATGGGGTATACGATACCTGAAACACACAGCTGTACCAACaattttctcttccccagatGACGAGGTAATGTATTTTATTGCAATACAAAGCTAACAAGTATTTATGTAATACAGATGCTCTACTTATCTGTAATAGTctcatgttttatttttaaaacagaatTTATGTCTATCAGTTACTTTGTCAATAGGATTGACATGAGTGTGTGATTCCATAGTGCAAAGGATCATTATCTTTTTTTAATTGGAAATCACAGATGAATTTCCTATGGGAaatttcccccccaaaaaattacCTTCTATGAGAATATTATGattctaaatatttttttcttgtgcAATTATTCTTAATTAATATTTTAGTGGTCTTTTAGGGCCTTTATTAACAGTACGTAAATACTGGTTTGGAATGTATTAATTGCAGACAACATCTCTAACACCTAAGAGCTCCAAAGTAGCCTGCTAAGGTATGCCAGAAGGATTATTCCATATTATCTTTTACAGAGCTGTACTAGTGGTTACATAAAAATATCATGCTACACGTGCACGTATTCTTGATCAAAGCTATGCTAATTCTTTTCTGGCCCATAACTCTCTTCCTCTAGATCATCATATTGGAGGGGAGAGGAACAGAAAGACTAGAATTACTATCAAGACTAGATTACTGACACTGTGTGGCTAATTAATTTTACAAAATAATTTAATTTTAGTCATAAAGTTCTCTGTCTTCTTGGATAGCTGCAAGTGTTGCACACACTGCTTTTGACCTTATAGAGTGAATAGCAATCTTGATGAGTCTCTGAGATAAAATAGAAAAAATTGCAATTTATGGCAGAAGTACCTATCAATAAATATCTTTCCCTCTGGCTCCCCAACTCTGATTCAGGATTTGCCTCACTTCCCCGAACTGTCATTGTCATAGGGAGCCCTACTTTTGGAACTAGTCTTTGCtgccctgtgatgctgtgcagtTGGAGACAACCTACATGATTTCCCCCCGAAGAAAAGTCACCTTTTCCCCACCTGTTTGTTCTCTTGTTTTGCATGTGACCCTAGATCAGACAGTACAGTTACAAAGATGGACAGTAGAGTAATGAAATAAGCAAGCTTTTTATGCAGTGTTATTGCCAAGAGCATGCCAGTGACCTAATTAATTTTGCATCAGTAATATATATGGGAAATCTCAGATAAATTTATCcagtttaagaaaaaaatattctatGTTTCCTTTCCACGTATCCATAACTCCCCTGCTATTGAAAGAAAGGTGCCAGTTCTTGGtatctgtgacactgtgacctTGATTTCCTGAGGtctcacttctctctctgttaTTATTTAATTTGATCTCACTCTTCTaactgctttttctaaacatctATACATATCCTGTCAGTGACCACCTCAGCAGATCAACCATATCCATTGACTTGGTCACTGATTCTGTAGTTACCTTCAAAATTCCTTCATGGAACAAATAGAAAGACATGATAAAGAGCTCTTCATATTCTGAGGGAAAAACCCTTCTTGCTATATAATTAAGTTAATGTGAAGAAACAAGAACCTAAAGTTCTGCCTAAGTGTGTATGCACAAAGACAATTCACTGTTCTGCAAGCCTGTGTTTGTAATTTCTTTCGTTACTAAATTCTCTTTAGGGTGGACTACATGACTAAAACTTCACTATCACAGGCCAGAACAACTTGCATCTttaatgcaaaaaaaacccaaacatgtaTTTAAGACACATATTTTTAATACCAGTGGAAAATTGTAATACAAGGTGCTAGTCAGAGTGTGTCAAACAGATTTGTCACACCATTTCTCTTCAAGGTATTTTAAAATTGTGATGGCTCCTGTAAATCAGTGAAGTTCCTTAGAGTTTAAAAAATTTAAAAGTATTAGTGCCTTTAGAgctttaaaataatattttaacATTTAAGACCTGAAGCAAagttatggaatcacagaatggtagtaCTTGGAAGGGACgtctcatcaagtccaaccctgttgcagattcacctagagcaggttacaccggaacacgtccagacaggttttgtgtatctccagagaagactccaaaacctctctgggcaacccattccagtgctccatcacccactTGATGAGTTTCCAAGTGTCTGGTGTGGTTTTTAAACGGTGCTCATATAAATTGCTAGTTGCACAGTACCATGCTATAGAATGAGATTTGCCCAGGTTTTTTTTGCATCTTAAGTGATTTGCTAATTACAAGGTGGTTggatttgtgttttggttttgtttttctcttcagcAAAAAGACTCTTCCCAGAGCACCCTGCAAGATTTAAAGAAAGAAGACCTGGAAGAAAGAAATTCAAATGTGCAGTCAGAAGAGGCATCTGTGTCACTTGAACCTTGTATACCAAAGAAAAATCCCGTAATTGCAGAAAACGTAGGTGAAAAAGCAGAAGTAGTTTGCTCAACTGTGTTGGGTAAACCTTTACAGATTCAGAAATCACAACTGCAAAACGGAGGTGATGTCCAGGCAGACAGTATCATTCTTGATAATACATCTAACCTGCAAATACATCAACATAATCATGGTTTAATGGCAGCAGCAGTCCAGAACATGGAAGCTACCAGTGTTGACACTTCTATGGAGGATCCAGTCAGTTGCACAGCTACAGTCTTGCAATTTACAGACCCTGATTACTTGAATTCATCTCTGAGACTGAAAAATGCCTTGGGTTCAATTACTGACTATGCAATTGAAAATCCTAACTCTCATGTTGTAGGTTGTTCTGTTGAGGTGCAGCCAGCAAGTGAAAATGCAGTTTTACTGAGCACAGTCACACAAACTATTGAACAGATCAGCGGGAATGAAGAATCTGTCATTGCCATCATTGTGCCAGCTGAGAGTCTGGAAGATGCTGAAATAGTTAATAGTTCTTTCTTGCCTGTTAAGCAAGAGTTTCTTGACACAGAGGAGACAGAAACAGATAAAGCTATGTACATGAATGCGTATGGTGGAAATGAAGTGTTACAGACTGAGCATTCATACTGCAAACAAGACATAGACAGAGATCACCTTTGGCAAAAAATTTCAAAGCTCCACTCTAAAATCACTCTGCTCGAAATGCAGGAGATAAAAACGTTGGGAAGGCTCAGATCCTTGGAAGCACTCATTGGACAATTGAAGGAAGAAAACCTGCTTTCCGAAGAAAAGCTGAAGATTGTAGAAAACTGCTTTACAACACTGGAAGTGACTATGATACAGTGAAGGCTTTCAGTGATTGTTCTAAAATAGCTTATCCTCTGATTGTCTGTTTGTACAGATTAGCTTTTGTTTCAGTTACAGTATTTTAAATGTCTAATGCAAATTGTGTGAAAAGCAAATATTCTTTGAAATATTATACCAACCACTACCAAAGCTAAGTTGTAGAACATTGCCTATAAAACATGACTTGCAAGAAAACTTTAGAAGAAAATAAAGCCTGTTAAAGTTGTGTAAAAAAAGTGTATTAATTGAATCAATAAAGAGAAGTTAAACCTTTCTAGCTGTAGGCTCCTCTAAAACATGCAACTTCTGTATTTGGGGCAGAATAAACATACAGGATGGACAATTATGAATCAgttgttggggaaaaaaaaaatcctaattcTCTTTGAAATGAGTAATGAAGTATGCAGTACACATTGTCCACTAAGACCACAAGTGTGCTGATAGCTTTTTGTACACTTTGACCTTATTGAAATTGTTTCTGCAATAAAAGATGTTGCATTTAGTTCCAGAAACAAAGTTAAGAATATTGTTAGTGAAGAGctccatctctttttttttttttttttggtgattcAGCTCCAGTGGAAAGGACCACCTTAAACACTGATAGTTTTGCAGAGGCAAAAGCTATTAACTATTCAAATGAGGGCTGAATAGCTCAGCATCGGTCCCCTTGTAGTCCATAGCTGGACAATGCATATACCCTCAATAATACACTGAAGACAACTACTTTGCAGGCAAAATTGTTTGTGAAAGTTGCAGAATCTGCTCGTTATTTTTTTCTATGTTGCTCTTCAAGAAATGGAATTGCAAAACTAGAAATCCATTCGCCCCTGTTGACATAATTATTAACTGTTTCTAGGGCACAGCATGCCACTACAGTAGAAAGATAGTGGCAGTTAATTTTGAGGGACATTCATGTGCTCAAATCCTTTCCATTTACTCTGTATACGGTGCCTTAGACATAGAGTTCATTGCACAGTCTACTCCAGTGAACAAGCACTTGCATTGTCTAGTACAATTGTGCCTTGCAGTTGGACTAGGTCATTGTAGGTTGCTTCCAATTTAATTGTTCTAGTCTGTTCCATTGTACAATGGTTAGATTACTTTGAGTGACTTGGATATATCTTCCTTTACTCAGGAGTATGTCCCTCACCACCAGTCCAGTCAGGGAATAGAGCAAATGAGTTCCTTTTAAGTCCCTTACCTGCATTTTGTATCAGACAAATTCTAAACTgttctgggctgcttctgctaaGGACCTGACCATCAAGCAACACTTAATTGCCAAGCTGACCTCCAACTAGGTAAGTTGCAAGTTAATCAAATTACAGTTACCTTTGAAACTCATGGAGTGGCTGCCTAGAAGTTGGTCCCTTAATGTGCAGTGCTGTAAGAAGTTAACGTGCATGTGTGTGTTCATAACCACTGTGCTGGGCTTGTATTTGTTGGCCTCTTTCAGTTGAAGCACAGAATATGCTTGGGAAAATTTCTAAAGAAGGTAAGGATCAGTCATAATATGATGAATTATTGGCAGGGACTGACAGTTTTTTCCATCTGATTACAAAGTGCTTTGAAATCTCAAGTTGTTGTCCTGTGTCCTCTGGAAACATTGCTGCTATACAAGGTCCAATCTTGGGAATGTTGTCCAGGTGGCCTCTCTGACTTGGATGCTTTGTAATTTTGTTTTATAAAGCAAGAGCTCTTTCAAAGTTACTGTCAAGATGCTATATGAAATTGCCAAACATTTCATCAGTTCCAGAAATTTCTTGAATGTCACTACAAATCTACTGATGCTGTATTTCAAGACCTACCACCCAGTTCAAAAGTCTGTTGTAGGTTTTTGAGTGACCATGACAGCTCAAACATGGCACAAGTCACAACAGTTGTTGCCTCAGCAAGGCTCTATTCCTGAAGAAAATAGAGTGGGTTTACATGGTATTTAAATTTCTGGTAGATTTTTACCTTTACTAATAGTTTCCCATATTAAGATTGAGAATATAATTTCTGACATAGATTTTTACCTGGTGAAAAGCAAAGGCTTAATTTTCCTCTTCTACAGAATTTCTTGGAACTGTAGAAGAAAAACTCAGTAACTCTACAAGTCTGTCATTAAGACTAcaaattctgctgctgcagagttaTTTAGTCCAATGGGCACACGTGGACTTAACCAGATTCTCTGTCTTTATATACAGCTTTTTGTGCTAAGTAAGTCAATATTTAGGCCTACAATTAGCTATTACCTAACTGCTGCTTAAAGTACCCTTTCCTCTCCTACCAAGCAGGACATTACAGCTGTTAAACAATGGTGTCTAACAATAGATGTTAAATAATATATC
This Pogoniulus pusillus isolate bPogPus1 chromosome 4, bPogPus1.pri, whole genome shotgun sequence DNA region includes the following protein-coding sequences:
- the THAP5 gene encoding THAP domain-containing protein 5; its protein translation is MPRYCAASCCKNRGGQSARDQRKLSFYPFPLHDKERLEKWLRNMKRDAWTPSKHQLLCSDHFTPDSLDVRWGIRYLKHTAVPTIFSSPDDEQKDSSQSTLQDLKKEDLEERNSNVQSEEASVSLEPCIPKKNPVIAENVGEKAEVVCSTVLGKPLQIQKSQLQNGGDVQADSIILDNTSNLQIHQHNHGLMAAAVQNMEATSVDTSMEDPVSCTATVLQFTDPDYLNSSLRLKNALGSITDYAIENPNSHVVGCSVEVQPASENAVLLSTVTQTIEQISGNEESVIAIIVPAESLEDAEIVNSSFLPVKQEFLDTEETETDKAMYMNAYGGNEVLQTEHSYCKQDIDRDHLWQKISKLHSKITLLEMQEIKTLGRLRSLEALIGQLKEENLLSEEKLKIVENCFTTLEVTMIQ